The following are encoded together in the Melitaea cinxia chromosome 22, ilMelCinx1.1, whole genome shotgun sequence genome:
- the LOC123664593 gene encoding uncharacterized protein LOC123664593 yields MKIDTERVIIEVHLRPVLWDKRNELYKNRDAREAAWRDILKELAPNYENLSEEERKEADKKIQQRWRTARDTYQKDKISEKNQPSGSGSKKKKKKYSYYDILTFLDSTTETAGEESLCEEMSEQSNLETPNESTQPDTSRQESSHPTSKQKQVKSKKQAPSEFEAQLLECLKSNQLELESEDLAFFQSLQPSLKRFTRYQKLMFRTKVLNIVMEMESQTQPAYYSPIPTTSSSAFTELDSLSPINQDYQTNSIIQDTSSLNDNAISSAAVNDNETLISTESGLFNITSYDVIYTPATTSSTGESNVNAQDTNLQRNE; encoded by the exons ATGAAAATCGATACAGAACGAGTAATCATTGAAGTTCATCTGCGGCCCGTTTTGTGGGATAAACGCAATGAATTATACAAAAACAGGGACGCGAGGGAGGCTGCATGGAGAGATATTTTGAAGGAATTGGCACCTAACTACGAAAATTTGAGCGAAGAGGAAAGAAAAGAGGCGG ACAAGAAAATACAACAACGCTGGCGAACAGCAAGGGACACTTACCAGAAAGACAAGATATCTGAAAAAAATCAGCCATCCGGCTCTGGGagtaagaagaagaagaagaaatattctTACTATGACATTTTGACTTTCTTAGACAGTACAACGGAAACTGCTGGAGAAGAGTCACTCTGTGAAGAAATGTCTGAACAAAGTAATTTAGAAACACCTAATGAGTCCACGCAACCAGATACTTCACGTCAAGAAAGTTCTCACCCAacatcaaaacaaaaacaagtaaaatcTAAAAAGCAAGCACCATCTGAATTTGAGGCACAGTTATTAGAATGCTTAAAGTCTAATCAACTGGAGCTAGAAAGTGAGGATTTGGCTTTCTTTCAGTCTCTGCAGCCTTCATTAAAAAGATTCACTAGATATCAAAAACTAATGTTCAGAACAAAAGTGTTAAATATAGTTATGGAAATGGAAAGTCAAACACAACCTGCATACTACAGTCCCATACCTACAACAAGTTCTAGTGCTTTTACTGAGCTTGACAGTTTGTCACCGATAAATCAAGATTACCAAACCAATAGTATAATCCAGGATACTTCGAGTCTTAACGACAATGCTATTAGTTCTGCTGCAGTGAATGACAATGAAACTCTTATTTCGACTGAAAGCGGCCTGTTTAATATCACGTCTTATGACGTAATTTATACCCCAGCAACAACATCATCTACAGGCGAAAGTAATGTCAACGCTCAGGATACAAATTTACAAAGAAATGAATga
- the LOC123664755 gene encoding uncharacterized protein LOC123664755 — translation MLGYAKTIDRFSERRKIITKMKIAQVMMEAELEEEQERSLQRETTLRSYYTTEPNTSQNDRCMSQQSCYSRSEPNTSQNDRCMSQQSCYSRSEPNTSQNDRCMSQQSCYSRSPQSTNDSELQSALRCIQDNALSPLAPSLTGEGLDYEHEIDYDQQKHSEI, via the exons ATGCTTGGATATGCAAAAACAATAGACAGGTTTTCTGAGCGacgtaaaattataacaaaaatgaaaatagctCAAGTTATGATGGAAGCGGAATTGGAAGAAGAGCAAGAACGTAGTCTACAACGAGAAACAACACTGCGATCTTACTACACCACTGAGCCTAACACAAGCCAAA ATGATCGTTGTATGTCTCAACAATCATGTTATTCTCGTAGTGAGCCTAACACAAGCCAAAATGATCGTTGTATGTCTCAACAATCATGTTATTCTCGTAGTGAGCCTAACACAAGCCAAAATGATCGTTGTATGTCTCAACAATCATGTTATTCTCGTAGTCCCCAGTCTACTAATGATTCTGAACTGCAGTCTGCTCTGCGTTGTATTCAAGATAATGCTCTATCACCTCTAGCACCTTCACTGACTGGAGAAGGTCTCGATTACGAACACGAAATAGATTACGATCAACAGAAACACTCAGAAATCTAA
- the LOC123664649 gene encoding protein ALP1-like gives MKPPTEEMWNLTSEEFYNMWQFPNCLGSIDGKHVTIVCPPNSGSNYFCYLKKFSVVLMAIVGPHYNFLCIDVGGFGKNSDGGIFENSVMGRRFNNGTMNVPRPKLLPRTNDVTPHVLIGDEAFRLQAHVMKPFNQRVSRVDRRKEEYNKRLCRARRVVENAFGLLAQKWRIYFKPMHLKVSSAKKVIKATCVLHNYLRSKTCNTPYLQNMYFTTQQNNAMNNEYQNFETLQLSGDRVRTQFVNFFNGGSRI, from the coding sequence ATGAAGCCTCCTACAGAAGAAATGTGGAACTTAACATCTGAAGAGTTTTATAATATGTGGCAATTCCCCAATTGCCTCGGCAGTATTGATGGAAAACATGTCACTATCGTTTGTCCGCCTAATTCAGGCAGCAATTATTTTTGCTACCTCAAAAAATTTTCTGTCGTCCTTATGGCAATAGTAGGACcacactataattttttatgtatcgaTGTTGGAGGTTTTGGAAAAAATAGCGACGGTGGAATTTTCGAAAACTCTGTCATGGGAAGGAGGTTTAATAATGGGACTATGAATGTTCCAAGGCCTAAACTATTGCCAAGAACTAATGACGTCACACCTCATGTGTTAATAGGAGATGAGGCATTCCGATTGCAAGCACATGTAATGAAACCATTCAATCAAAGAGTTTCTAGGGTTGATAGAAGAAAGGAAGAATACAATAAGCGCCTATGCCGAGCTAGACGCGTTGTTGAAAATGCATTTGGATTACTGGCTCAAAAATGGCGAATATATTTCAAACCCATGCACCTAAAAGTGTCTTCAgctaaaaaagtgataaaagcAACATGTGTACTCCATAATTATTTACGCTCTAAAACTTGCAATACCCCGTACTtgcaaaatatgtattttactaCTCAACAAAATAATGCAATGAACAATGAATATCAAAATTTTGAAACTTTGCAACTTTCAGGCGATAGGGTACGTACACAATTTGTCAACTTCTTTAATGGCGGTAGTCGTATTTAG
- the LOC123664592 gene encoding protein ANTAGONIST OF LIKE HETEROCHROMATIN PROTEIN 1-like: MSIRSFDELLCKIENKLQKSSLRRITIQPIERLAITLRYLATGNTFTDLHYSYVIGIATISEIVRQVCYIIWIELKSECIPQLNGIKWKEIAEGFLTYTNFPNCLGAIDGKHIRVIRPPHSGSLYFNYKKYYSVVLLAMCDADYNFTYINVGTSGSNADSTIFRRSQLYTKLESNTLGIPDPQELPIICPEVAYPSSVRAKLPFVIVGDEAFGLSSHVMRPYARDNLPYKKKIFNYRLSRARRYIECTFGIMSNKFRIFHRSMNVKLDLAQLIVKTACVLHNFIRKRDGYKVSHTFVTNGFTGPLPRQQTESSNTSASNIRDIFADYFINEGKVSWQHRYIIN; encoded by the exons aTGTCCATTCGTTCTTTTGATGAACTGTTGTGTAAAATTGAGAATAAGCTACAAAAAAGCAGTTTACGAAGGATTACAATACAACCGATTGAGAGGCTCGCTATTACATTAag aTATTTGGCAACTGGTAATACATTCACTGATCTACACTATTCCTATGTGATTGGAATTGCAACAATTAGCGAAATAGTAAGACAAGTTTGTTACATAATATGGATTGAACTAAAGTCTGAATGTATTCCACAGCTTAATGGGATCAAATGGAAAGAAATCGCAGAGGGATTTCTCACATATACAAATTTTCCTAATTGCTTGGGTGCAATTGATGGAAAACATATAAGAGTGATTCGGCCGCCGCACAGTGGAtcactatattttaattataagaaatattattctGTAGTGCTCCTCGCAATGTGTGATGctgattataattttacatatattaatgtCGGTACCAGTGGAAGCAACGCCGATTCAACCATCTTTAGAAGGAGTCAATTGTATACGAAACTGGAAAGTAACACGTTGGGTATCCCTGACCCGCAAGAGTTGCCTATTATTTGCCCCGAAGTAGCTTATCCATCTAGTGTAAGAGCAAAGTTGCCGTTCGTGATAGTGGGAGACGAGGCATTTGGTTTATCATCACATGTGATGCGGCCTTATGCTCGTGATAATTTAccttacaaaaagaaaatatttaattaccgtCTGTCCAGAGCTAGAAGGTACATAGAATGCACTTTTGGAattatgtcaaataaatttagaatatttcaCAGATCCATGAATGTCAAGTTAGATCTAGCACAATTAATAGTCAAGACGGCATGTGTACTTCACAATTTCATAAGGAAACGGGATGGCTACAAGGTCAGCCATACATTTGTCACAAATGGTTTTACGGGACCACTACCCAGGCAGCAGACTGAAAGTAGTAATACGTCGGCAAGTAATATCAGAGATATATTTGCAGATTACTTTATCAATGAAGGAAAAGTCTCCTGGCAACAccgatatataattaattaa